TCGTCTCCGCCGGTCCGAGCTGAAGGCCATTGTCTGCAGGAGGCAGCCGTGAGCACCGAAGCGTTCGTTTATGAGGCGATCCGCACCCCGCGCGGACGCGGCAAGAAGACCGGTTCGCTCCACACCGTGAAGCCCGTATCCCTGGTCGTCGGCCTGATCGACGAGCTGCGGCGACGCAACCCGGGCCTGGACACGGACCGTATCGATGACCTGGTGCTCGGCGTGGTCAGCCCGGTGGGCGACCAGGGCGCCGACATCGCGAAAACCGCGGCCCTGGTCGCGGGCCTGCCGGACACCGTCGCCGGCGTACAGATCAACCGGTTCTGCGCCTCCGGCCTCGAGGCCGTGAACATGGCCACCCAGAAGGTCCGCTCCGGCATGGAGGACCTGGTGCTGGCCGGCGGCGTCGAGTCGATGTCGCGCGTGGCCATGGGCTCCGACGGCGGCGCCTGGGCGATGGACCCGGAGACCAGCTACCAGACCTACTTCACCCCGCAGGGCATCGGCGCCGACCTGATCGCCACCCTGGAGGGCTTCTCCCGCGAGGACGTCGACCGCTACGCGCTGCTCTCCCAGGAGCGCGCGGCCAAGGCCCAGGCCGGCGGGTACTTCAGCCAGTCGCTGATCCCGGTCCGCGACCGCAACGGCGTGCTGATCCTCGACCACGACGAGCACGTCCGCGCCGACACGACCCTGGAGGGCCTCGGCGCGCTCAGCCCCTCGTTCGAGATGATCGGCGAGCTCGGCGGCTTCGACGCAACGATCCTGCAGAAGTACCACTGGGTCGAGAAGATCAACCACGTACATCACCCAGGGAACTCCTCCGGGATCGTCGACGGCGCCTCGCTGGTCGCCATCGGCTCCGAGGCCATCGGCACCGAGCTCGGCCTGACCCCGCGGGCGCGGATCGTCTCCACCGCGGTCAGCGGCGCCGACTCGGCGATCATGCTGACCGGCCCGGCGCCGGCCAGCCGCAAGGCTCTGCTCAAGGCCGGCCTGGACGTCGACGACATCGACCTGTTCGAGATGAACGAGGCCTTCGCGGCCGTCGTGCTGCGCTTCTGCAAGGACATGGGCCTGTCGCAGACCGAGCTCGAGGAGAAGGTCAACGTCAACGGCGGCGCGATCGCGCTCGGGCACCCGCTGGGTGCCACCGGCGCGATGCTGCTGGGCACGATCGTCGACGAACTGCACCGCCGCGACCAGCGCTACGGCCTGGTCACGCTCTGCGTCGGCGGCGGCATGGGCATCGCCACCGTGGTCGAGCGAATCTGATCGATCGTCAGTCATCCAGTCGGGTAAGGGAAATCTAGAAGGGACCCCCGCGCATGACGGCGCAGGACACGCTCGGCACGATCCGCTGGGAGCAGGACGCTGACGGCATCGTCGTCCTCACCATGGACGACCCGGCCGGCTCGGCCAACACCATGAACGACGCCTGGGTCAGCTCGATCACCGCGGTGAACGACCGACTCGAGGCCGAGAAGTCGAACATCACCGGCGTGGTCGTCACCTCGGCGAAGAAGACCTT
The sequence above is a segment of the Sporichthyaceae bacterium genome. Coding sequences within it:
- a CDS encoding acetyl-CoA C-acetyltransferase; this translates as MSTEAFVYEAIRTPRGRGKKTGSLHTVKPVSLVVGLIDELRRRNPGLDTDRIDDLVLGVVSPVGDQGADIAKTAALVAGLPDTVAGVQINRFCASGLEAVNMATQKVRSGMEDLVLAGGVESMSRVAMGSDGGAWAMDPETSYQTYFTPQGIGADLIATLEGFSREDVDRYALLSQERAAKAQAGGYFSQSLIPVRDRNGVLILDHDEHVRADTTLEGLGALSPSFEMIGELGGFDATILQKYHWVEKINHVHHPGNSSGIVDGASLVAIGSEAIGTELGLTPRARIVSTAVSGADSAIMLTGPAPASRKALLKAGLDVDDIDLFEMNEAFAAVVLRFCKDMGLSQTELEEKVNVNGGAIALGHPLGATGAMLLGTIVDELHRRDQRYGLVTLCVGGGMGIATVVERI